The DNA region CTGGTGGTAATGCTCCAATCATTCCTGAAATACGACAAAATATCAATCaatacattatatttattttcatttttaaattatatatataaaaaataaaacattgatGAATATTTGCCAACTCATATTTAGcgagttttcttttttttttttttttttttcttttagttttACAATACTTACGTCCAGAGTTATGTAAAGCTCTGTCcgaattttcatatatatcaacattttacaaagctttaatttattttgttaaattaaataattagctTTGtagaaaagaattttttttttagatttaaaatatacatacatcattgtatcatttaaaaatgttattgatCATTCATTCGTATAATCACCCTTGTACCCTTATCACACacggtaaatttattttttaatttaaaaaaaaaaaattgaaatatatacagcattttatttaaatagtaaaattatcgttttgtaaaattgtgtaatatttttttttaaatattaaatattatggCTTGGGGCGACAGCcgtgattaaaaataaaaaataattaggatttgaaaaaaatatatgacaatTCGATATAAAACGAATGAATGTCATTGAGGAATATAAATTTaggaattataaaaaaaaataaataaattgtttttttatattataggaaaataaatattaatataatattatctaCTTGATAGCCCACCTATGGGTTTTCTACCCAACgtatattataaattgcaTCAAATTATGTtgcacaatttttaaaataaaattcgtatataataaaaagctatatgAAGACGTACAGcatgcaaaaaaatttttgtgccGCAAATACAGTTACAATTTTCACAACAAactcgataaaaataaaataagtgcTACCACaccaaaattcaattattatttatatgtttatatgtCAGTATGTGtatgtttaattttacaataaaaaataaataaataaatatttttcacattatatgaaattttaattaaaaaaattttcaacaaactttTATCGGTGATGATTCCGCGGCTGCCACCCTTTCAAttcatctcttttttttttcaaattaaatcatcacacattgtttaattaatatttttgtatttttttttttgttcaaatatGTGTTTATGATTAGGTAGTATgtagtatataatatatataaatattactttGATAACtgttaaaatgaatttacttACTGTACCACGTTTTGCCACGAAATAtctaaatgttatttttttttttttctcattatttttttcatgtagaaaataaattactaatgAGTATAtgattaatgttaatttaattgagttattaattactttgaaaataatcaattacacaaaattataatgataaaattattaataattttatatagaaataaaaaaagaaagaaatttcttttttatttaaagaaaaaattttcattatttaaaattttggtcCAGTCTTTgtgacaatttttaaataactttttttttttttatttattattaattaatgtgtgtattttttaaattttataaacacggtatttaaaaaaaaaaaaggaaaaaataatttaaataattacgtaTTGTCgtcattttgaaataaataaaatttaaaattttttagcaatttaaaaatgcaaataaatatagtaaaaattaatgaaaaattaataaaattaaaaaaataattttgttgattattagtTATTATACATGTAATGATGATAAcagtgatgataataatttgaaatttttaataataataaataacagtatatgagataatattaatgagaataaataaataataataataaaataaataataataggcAATGTCACCGCATGCTATTTTGCTAAGGACCAACCTTGTTGCACTTGAGAATAAAACACGTTTTTAGTAACCAGACTGGGATCATTCAACACTCACCGAGGAGTGACTGGGCGCCCTGGAAACGCACCGTTAaaacgtcaaaaaaaagtatttagtTATCGATACAATACGTTAAttactatagaaaaaaaaaaaaattattataataaataaataaaataattgcttacaacaaaaaaaaaaaaaaaaaaaatgaaaaacaattcaGCAATCtcgtaaaatatcaaattttcatttatatctttttttttttttttaaattattatgataaaaaaaaaaaaaacattaaatatttttttttttgtctttcatacaatttaaattcCCTATGTCATTTCATactattggaaaaaaaaaatttaaaaataaataaaaacatttcttTCTCACGCTCATTTTTGTTCACTCAATAATACTTTGAGTTTGaacatttaagaaaaaaaaaataaataaataaaataggaGACAATATACCCTTAAAAATAATaggataatatattaattctaATGAAAAAggataatgacaaaaaaacgTATGTAATTAACTAtgaggtaaaaatatttctagaatgaaaaaaaaaaaaaaaaaacaaaaaatgttgtaataaaacattattttttaaataaatttaatgaaaaatgaataggAATATAAATACCGAGTGATAAGTGTGTAAACGTGATCTCGCGGATAAAGAGACTTACCTGGTGGCAGGCCCATGGGGGGCGGTCGCATCATGTTACCTCCATGAATAAGAGCAGGTGCAGCAAGTGTCATTGTTGGTCTCATTAAAGGTGCCATTAATGCAACTGATGATACAGGCATACCACCAGATGCTGATACCATTACAGCTTGTGGTGGTCTCTGAAatctttgttgttgttgttgtaaagCAGATAATGCAGCTTGTTGTCTCTGTTGTTGATCCTGGAATGCTACTGCAGCATTAACTGctgcttgttgttgttgttgatgatgatgttgctgctgttgttgttgttgtgcttgttgttgttgagcttgttgttgttgttgttgggcttgttgttgttgatgttgctgttgggcttgttgttgttgttgttgttgttgatgttgctgttgagcttgttgttgttgttgttgagcttgttgttgttgttgttgggcTTGCTGTTGAGCTTGTTGATGTTGTAAAACAGCAGCTTGATGATTTGCTACTTCTTGACTTCTATTTGCATCATCATTTTGTCGTCTTTGATATTTTGGTAACCTTGCACGTATTTCTTCAAGACTAAGATCTTCTGGTGGATGTATAATTTTACTTGCAGCACCAGTTGTtgcaattaaattaactttttgttcattattattcgttgtattatttgttgatgaaacaGTACTTTCATTACTACCATAAGCTGGAAATGTTGGTTTAACTGGACCAATTGAACTACCAGCCATTGATGTAATACTTGAACCatgcattgataaattatttgatattgatgTTGCTGCTGATGATACAATTGCACTTGGAAATAATGGTCTACCTGGCATTGATGCATTTGAAACTGGTGGCATACCTGGCATTCCTTGCATCattctagaaaaataaatgaaataattattttatttttatacaacatAAAGTTATGtcaacatgtatatatatatttacccaGGTCCCATAAATGGTTGTCCCATATGACCCATATGTCCCATCATATGATGATGCATAGGTGGTGGATATTGTCCCATTTGTGGCATACCATGATGTTGTCTTTGCATTCCTTGCATAACACCTGGCATCATACCAGTACTTGTTGACATTGCACCAGGTGCTGAACCTAATAAACCTTCaggtttcatttttttttgtactggtTCATCTTCACCAGAACTTGGTGAACCAGGACGACCACCATTTCTTAATCTTTCATGTTCTTTTGCATCATTTGGTGGTATACCTTCCATTCcataaatttctatttctaTATTGCTACGATTTGGTAGCGAATTTGGTACTTTATCAATTGCTTCTTTATGTAcctaaataatgaaaatttatttaacaatcatattattaaaattatatatatatatctattagtaatataaaagttttttttttttcaattacctGCATACAATGTATACTCAATCCTGGACCAGTGTAAAGTTTTTTATGACAAATATgacatttaaaatgtttagctttttgatgttgaattaaaattttttcatcatcaaattctCTATTACAGTacctatattattttaataataaaaataatcattaagtGAAAATACATTTGATATTGTATAAACAATGTCATCTGTCAAATATAATGCctaacattttattatattaataaaaatcattttaaatgcATTATTAATATCTTTAACATCGATTACGTATTATAATCACTTGAATTCCTGCTCTGACGCAACTCCAGTGACCAATTATAGAACTAAATTGTCTTAaatttaactctttttttacaattaaaaaaaaaaactatcatcTCAACATATTtactcataaatttataattttttttttgtttttcttttttaaaaaaaatagaaaattaatagcACAtctaaattgaatattttataaataataaataaataattattaataatatattttgttgaaaaaggaTACCAGCACCATGGTCTAGattgcttctttttttttctgcccattgtattttattttttaaaaatatataaaaaaactaataactCAAACACAATATACGTAATTTAAcacttatttataattattatttaaaatacaaaaattatttatttttatataggtatttaaaatattaacatttataaagaagaaaaaaaagagcacAAACTACAAGGTGTAAAAACTCAATTGCCTTAGAATGTAAGATGGCAGACtcacacacaaacacacaatGTGTAAGTCAGATGAATTAGTGTGTGTTGTAAATTTACTGTCAAATAACCAggaattaatgaaaaacataAACACACTTTGCGCATGTTTGGTTGTCCCCTTCCAGTTTGTTTCAGctcattatattaaaaacaatctaaataaattcatatgaacaattaatagattttttttttaaataaaattgttaattatattttaaaattgtttaatttaattatgttgGTAAGTAAGTTTCTCAGTCGATAATGTCGGTTGAGTAGCCCCCCTGACACCCCCctacattaataattattgtttgtttttttttgtcatatacaacatagtaaataaaataacattctacaagttattaaaacaataaacaatatgaaaaattaaagaaaatattgaattaattaattgattaaattgtcaagttatttgtgtcataaaaaaatcatctcgAGGATAATTCACATATTGTCatgaattgttataattaaatataaacaaaatgaatggTGAATTAATTGATTGGTGTCTTCCAgaggtaattattaatttatgtcattgttgataattgaattgttattttaatttggtAAAATTCTTTCAGGTTGTCAAGGTTCAAAGTGAAAATGATATTCAACAAGAATtagcaaataaaattaatgaactttCAAAATCTAGAACAGGTGATCTTGAAGATGGtgaaattgttgatgaaaaaaataataattcagcaGCTATTGATAAACAAGTACAAAATGGAGAAATTACTCCATTTGAagctgaatttaaaaaaaaaacacaaccaAGTTCTAtgaagtaattattaatttattattttctaattaatctatttaatttttgtattaatatgtttttttattcttgtatGTTTTAGAAATACTTTTAATTCTGTAAGTGGACTTTTGGATCttgaaaagtatttaaaaagacAGGCTGAAGTTGGtgcacaaagaaaaaatttacaaaaaaatacagttaaaACAACAACTTCAATtgaatgtcaaaaaaataaaaaaagtattaaacaaattaaacgaAAATGCAAGAAtgtaaattcaacaaatgtcgttaatgataaatcatcaagtttaaaaattattaatgaaaataaagcagatatttttgatgaaaaaatgaataagtgTATGAAAACTTCAAGTGATAGTGGAAGTGAATATATACCAAGTGCTGATGAAATTGAttcagatgatgaaaaattaaaaaaaaaattatcaaaaaaaagaaaacgtttaaataaagatgatcaagataaagataataattttaaaaaaagaatacttgatgatggtgatgaatcATTATGGAAAAAacgtattgaaaataaaaaaaattatttaaaagtctTTCTTCAGCTAATTCACTTCGTCGAGTTAAACAGATATTAAGTGACAAAGGGGAACTATCTGAAGATATGCAAAAAGTCTTTTAGATCTCTAGTCTGGGTTTCATACCTACCCAACAGACAGCACTGGTCTATGTATATATCGTATCTATCTCATCTATCTCATCTATCCATCTATCCACATCTATCTACAGTAGTACACAGTAGTAGTAGCAAGTAGTAGTCTACAGTAGTTCTAATACAGTCTAAAAGCACGCTGAAGACTAGATACCTctaaatagtttttttgtcTATAATAGTTCATTTCGCATTTCgaggtaaataaaaagaaaagaaagacATCATCCATAAGAAACTTATCATGTCGTCTCCAATTAggtaagtaaatttttttaagttaattaaaatgagaaataacaataaataagttttttattttactgtattatgggtatatattttatacacatAACCTTGTAACCAAGACTCGAGACCTAGTCTCTCTAGTCTTCATGCTTGTAACATTTATCACGACCGCAAACCtacatgtaaaatttatgatgTTTCATAGTAAttagtaatataatataattttaaaagagacTTTTATAGTGTTTCAGACTCAACCCCATCATGGACCGACAGTGAAGAATACGAGGTACCTAAAGATAAAGTAGCACGTTTTGAAAAAACTGAAGCAGATTATGTGGAATCCTTAATGGAAGTGTAAGagttacattatttttaattttaagttcATCCATAAACTTGTAAACAATgtgtataattgttttttttttttttttttttacaaaaaagtcTTTCTTCAGCTGATTCAATTCGTCAAGTTAAGCAGATATTGAGTGACAAAGAAAAACTATCGGAAGATATAGAAGAAGTCTTTGATAGagctataaaaaaagaagaaagagaacaaaaaaaagcttctGAAGTGCCCATAAAACGTATCATTAACAAAATtcgaataatgaaaaaacgtGAAAGACAATATGaactagaaaaattattacgaACATGTCAAGCTGAGTTGaagtaagtaaattatttgaattttataaatattaaaatgacaataaatcacaagtttattattttactattttatcatGTACCTATATGTCAAATTACAGGAAGACCCAATATTATGTATTCAACACAGCAATACCACAATCTGAGAGAAAGAAGAGACAAGATTTTTTGGATATAGAATTAGATCTCTTGCAAGAATATTTATGGGTTACAAAAGAATTTGTTCCACGTACTGACGAAGACCGCGCAAAACTTTGGTCAGCCAACAGCTGGCCTGATTGTCCAGAATTTGTCTCCAGAAAAGACACGTAAGAATTgcttagttttaaattttaaatattcttgaaCTCGTAAacaatgtttataattttttttttttttttttctgttacaaaaaaattgtgttcCTTTTCtcaaatggaaataaaaatcagTCAAGAATCAGATATGGATGAATCAGATATGGATGAATCAGATATGGATGAATCAGATATGGATGAATCAGACTCGAATGAATCAGACTTTGATGAAGAGGCATGCTACAAAAAATATCTACAAACGCTAAAAACTGAAGACAGTCTAATGAGTTTATCTggtatatcaattaaataatctttcaaaaagaaataaaaaaaatttgaatgattAATACTTCCTATAAAGATGCttaatcaacatcatcaacaacctATCTTTtagcataataataatatatgttgaaaatataaaaaaatcttcatacctggtgatgatgaattatcattaaatgcaaatacaattaaattttcatacaatgtaaaatttttttgttgttaacaATGGGTTGTTAACTAAAATCACTTTAAAAAACTTAGTATATAGTTGAATTTTCgtttaaacaaaaagaaataaagaaaaaaaaaacacttaaaataataatatgctaTAATCAATAAGTATTTTATGTATGTTTTCAttgaatatcaaaatataaattactctAGAAAACATTCGcttattctttatttaaaaatgtataattaattatatcaataatcaataataaaaaaaaatcactcaTTATATGCAATAATATGTGATAATTTGGTAACTGACATAAAGTCATTGGTATTTATTAAGATCCTGGTgtgtttgatataaaaataattatgtcaaTGTTTGTATTTGagttatacaaatatataaacgtgaatattatcaagaaaatcATCAAGTTGATCAACATTAAATGATGagaagtatttttataattttaatcataataatggtcaagtaaagataaaaataaaagatattttatGACAATAAAAGATCTATGTTATCCAGTTTTTAGACAAGATAGTATAATCCAATATTACAAACtctttaattgatttatatattttttttttttttcaaaattataattgtcgACAAGTAAAATTCTACTTATTGAAATTCAATGGACATGTCAATGGCGTTGGAGCCGACAAAGGAAAACCTTTATTCGGCAAATACCGGACAAATGGTATGTAAATTCTATTTTagtattgaaatgaaaaagaatgctaaatttaaacaattaaaatataaatatttttgatgagaaTCTTTAATTCTTGTATTGTTCTTTGtacttttaaatacaattgaattaataacatttaaaaattgtaaatctggaatggtattaaaatatttaataataatgcttGTGTTactatcaacaattaaacatGAGCAGTAAGTGTTATTGGTGTACTTGTTAAGTAGCTATAAATAACTTGTGTATCTTCAAGCTTTGAATCactttatacaattttttatttttgaatatgattatttaaaaaaaagaaaaatgatgttgatgatgattaattattacgATTCCATCGCCAAATAGTAGCATCATCACATACACATAATAAAACAGAACCATCACGACCAATCACGACTTAAACTTGTTTGTCTTATTGGTGCTGTACATTTTGGATGTTGTAATGATGAACATCTTGCTTGTCTGGTTCTTCAACTTCTAAATcccataaaaaatacaaatcccTTTCAGTTTGTTTCAgctcatatttatattaaaaacaatccaaataaattgatataaacaattaatagatttttttttttataaagaaaaaattgttaattatattttttttattttgtttataattaatttaattgtgttGGTAAGTAAGTTTCTCAGTCGATAATGTCGGTTGAATAGCCCCCTGACCCCCCCCCCctacattaataattattgtttgtttttttttgtcatatacaacagtaaataataaaataatattctacaagttattaaaacaataaacaatatgaaaaattaaagaaaatatttaattaattaattgattaaagtGTCAAGTTATttgtgtgataaaaaaaaatcattttgaggataatttacatattgtcatgaattgttataattaaatataaacaaaatgactAGTGAATTAATTGATTGGTGTCTTCCAgaggtaattataaatttatgtcattgttgataattgaattgttattttaatttgtaaaaaattctttCAGGTTGTCAAGGTTCAAAGTGAAAATGATATTCAACAAGAAATAGCAAATAAGATTGATGAACTTTCAAAATCCAGAACAAGTAATCTTGAAGATGGtgaaattgttgatgaaaaaaataataatacagtaGCTATTGATAAACAGGTACAAAATGGAGAAATTACTCCATTTGAagctgaatttaaaaaaaaaacacaaccaAGTTCTataaagtaattattaatttattatattttctaattaatctatttaatttttgtattaatgtttttttatttttgtatgttttAGAAATACTTTTAATTCTGTAAGTGGACTTTTGGATCttgaaaagtatttaaaaagacAGGCTGAAGTTGGtgcacaaagaaaaaatttaaaaatacaaaaaaatacagttaaaACAACTTCAATtgaatgtcaaaaaaataaaaaaagtattaaacaagTTAAACGAAAATCCAAGAATATTGattcaacaaatgataaatcatcaagtttaaaaattgtcaatgaaaataaagcagagattattgatgaaaaaataaataattgtatgaaaaattcaagtgACAGTGGAAGTGAATATATACCAAGTGCTGATGAAATTGAttcagatgatgaaaaatttaaaaaaaaattatcaaaaaaaagaaaacgtttaaataaagatgatcaatataaagataataatttaaaaaaaagaatacttgatgatggtgatgaatcATTATGGAAAAAacgtattgaaaataaaaaaaattatttaaatacaaaacaaagTGATTTAAAAGTAgtggataatttatttaaagtaccAAAAttaatatggaaaaaattatatgaatatcAAAAAGTATCTGTACGTTGGCTTTGGGAATTACATGGACGTGGTCTTGGTGGTTTATTGGGTGATGAAATGGGACTTGGTAAAACAGTACAAATAATTGCATTTCTTGCTGGACTTGATTGTAGTGAATTATTATCAGATGGTAGTAGATTTCGTGGTCTTGGACCAACACTTATAATATGTCCAGCAACATTGCTAGAACAATGGGTTGAACATTTTCATAATTGGTCACCATGTTTAAGAGTTGTTAGTCTTCATCAATCATCAACATTTAATGGTGATACAGATGAATTATTAGATAGTTTAAAAAGTGGtggtatattattatcatcatatagTGGTGTATTAAGAAatgctgaatttttattaccatATCAATGGCATTATGTTATACTTGATGAAGGACATAAAATAAGAAATCCACAagctaaaataacaaaagttgttaaaaaatttacaacaccacatagattattattaactgGTAGTCCAAtgcaaaattcattaaaagaattatggtcattatttgattttatattaccAGGTAAACTTGGTACAATTGATGCATTTATTGAACATTGTGCTGGACCAATAACACGTGGTGGTTATTCAAATGCAACACCATTACAAGAAGCAACAGCATTACATATTGCAACAATGCTTAAAGATGCTATTAGTCCATATATGATTAGAAGAACAAAAAATGATGTACAACATCATCTTAAATTACCAGATAAAAATGAAcaagtattattttgttgtttaactGATGAACAAAgtgatttatataaaaattatcttataTCAGAAAATATACGTACAATGgtgcatgaaaaaaattttacaaatggtCATCATAGAGCTAAATTATTAGTTGCATTAACATCattaagaaaaatttgtaATCATCCAGATTTATTTACACTtagtaatgataatgatgatgttgatgttgataaaattattaatgatgaagatgatgatgatatagaAATTGATCTTAGTAAATTTGGTAATTGGAAAAAATCTGGTAAAATGACAGTTGTTagatcattattaaaaatttggaAACGTCAAAAACATAGAGCTGTTATATTTACCCAAAGTCGTCAAATGATGCatgttttagaaaatttagtacaacaagaaaattataaatatattagacTTGATGGTACAACACCAATGAGTGAAAGACAAACATGtattagaaattttaatgaaaatgaagattattttgtatttatatcaacaacaaGAGTTGGAGGATTGGGAATTAATTTAACTGGTGCTGATagagttattatttatgatccAGATTGGAATCCAGCAACAGATGCACAAGCACGTGAACGTACATGGAGAAttggacaaaataaaaaagttacaaTTTATCGTTTAATAACTGCTGGTactattgaagaaaaaatatatcatcgtcaaatatttaaaatattattatcaaaaaaagtattagATGATCCAAgacaaaaaagaatatttcaaACATCTGATTTaagtgaattatttaatttaaatgaaccAATTGATGGTTCAATAActgaatcaaataaattatttaaaaattcaaatataattattaaaaaaaaaaatatatcagctAATTTTGAAGGTGAAAAAGTTGATTATCTTGTTGGTAAAAGATTTactacaaataataatcaagatgaacaagttattgatgatgatagttatgtattaaataaattattttcaaaatcatcattaaattcagCAATGGGATATGATAATGTATTGTCAAGTGCTAATTGTGATGATACATCAATAACACCAATGCAACGTATGGCTCGTGAAACTGCACAAGAAAGTATGGATTTTATTCGTCAATCACGTAAATGGTGTCATAAACTTTCTTGggaataataaacattatttaatattttcataaattattgtaaactatatttttaaaaatacattttgtacatttttctatttttctatttgttttttttttttttgtttttttttttttacgttaataaataacttgttttttatcaatatataaaattaacacatgtaaatgatattatattaatttttaacatcacaAGTATcgtaaataattgaaaaaaaaaaaagcagcttTAAAGTAAGTTTGATTTACGATAAACACACCCtggatgaaaagaaaaatttaccaaaatatttatagttgttgaagaaaaaaaacaaaaatgtaaatatgaacacaattttttaaatttagatttacattgtttttttttttcaatctgtgtatcagtaaaaaaaaaaaaaaaaaaaaaaaaaaacgaaaaacaaattaaaataattgattaaataataatcatagaaaatttataatttataataattgaaattaaattgaaaagtaatgaatatatacacattATACCATTAGTGTCGaagaaatttatcaagtgATGGTCCTTTACAACCAAGTGGATCTTGTGGAAACATAAcataatcatcaacaaaagtTGGTGGTAATAttcttgttttaattgttttacgcCATTCTGGTTTTTCTTCATACAAATCACGAAATTGATCACTACTTACAACAATTCCATCAATCTGAGTTGCATATTCCAATATAAATctgttgaaaaacaaaaaataacataattataatgtttttttaatataattaattaacaaatgtttATTAACCTGTCATCATATGGTGTTATTCTTTTGGTATCAACTTTTCTACTTGGTGTAAATACAACAATACCTTCTTTGTACCatttatcaagtaattttttatctttacctTTATCTCttcttcttgataaaaatactttaactTTATGTCCTCtagatgtaaaatatttaata from Aphidius gifuensis isolate YNYX2018 linkage group LG5, ASM1490517v1, whole genome shotgun sequence includes:
- the LOC122857123 gene encoding uncharacterized protein LOC122857123 codes for the protein MSSPISVSDSTPSWTDSEEYEVPKDKVARFEKTEADYVESLMEVLSSADSIRQVKQILSDKEKLSEDIEEVFDRAIKKEEREQKKASEVPIKRIINKIRIMKKRERQYELEKLLRTCQAELKKTQYYVFNTAIPQSERKKRQDFLDIELDLLQEYLWVTKEFVPRTDEDRAKLWSANSWPDCPEFVSRKDTQESDMDESDMDESDMDESDMDESDSNESDFDEEACYKKYLQTLKTEDSLMSLSGISIK